TGTCTCAGCCGTTCCGTCTCTCGACCTCTTTCTCCGCCGTTCCCTCTCTCGGCCGATCTATCTCTCCGTCTCCGTCTCCCGACGTTTCCTCTCTCTCCCGATCCGTCTCTCGACCTCTTTCTCCACCGTTCCCTCTCTCGGCCGATCTATCTCTCCGGCTCCGTCTCCCGACATTTCCTCTCTCTCCCGATCCGTCTCTCGACCTCTTTCTCCGCCGTTCCCTCTCTCGGCCGATCTATCTCTCCGGCTCCGTCTCCCGACGTTTCCTCTCTCTCCCGATCTGTCTCTCGACCTCTATCTCTGCTGATCTATCTGTCTCCGCCGACCTATCTCTCCGGCTCTGTCTCCCGACGTTTCCTCTCTCCGCTGAGTCATCTCTCTGCCGTTTAATCTCTCCGCCGGTTGGAATCAAAATAAGGTAACGCTCAATCCTCTGTCCTCGTCGTTGTTACCGTTTGTGTGTGGTTGTTTGTTATTGTATGTGGTTGTTTGTGATTGTAAGTGGTTGGTTGTGATTGAATCATGGGTGATTGAGGAACTCGTAGTAGATGATTAGTTTGAAACTGATGGCAGTAGATGATGAATTGAACTACATTAACCAtgataaaattcgtttttttttaatctgataGTACTAGATGGTGTTCGATTTGGAAATGTTGTGTCTGGTTTCTTCTCGTAGTAGATGAAACTATAAGCAGTAGATGATGAATTGAACTACATAAACCTTGATAAATATCGTTTTTTAAAACTGATAGTAGTAGCTGGTGTTCGATTTCGAAATGTTGTGCCTGCTTTCTTCTCGTAGTAGAAGTGTAGTTTGAAACTGAGATAGCAGTAAATGATGAATTGAACTACATAATCttgataaattttgattttttaaaacttatagtACTAGATGATTAATTGAACTCTATAAACAGATAGTTCTAGCTGGTGTCCTATTTCGAAATGTTGTGTCTGCTTTCTTCTCGTAGTAGAAGAGTAGTTTGAAACTGAGATAGCACTAAATGATGAATTGTACTTCTCTTGTAGTTTGTTTGAAACGAAATTCAGTAATTCATTTTGTCAAGTTGTTAAGTTCCACTTGATAGCTTTTAAGTTGTGTAGTCTGTAACACTAGAACTTATTAATAACTTTTGATTAGACAACGGTAGTTGTTGGTTGAGCATTAACACTAGAACTTATTACACTTAACACTTGCACCTATTAAACCCCAACCATCGAACATCTTCTTTATTCAGCTCTCCGCTTAGCTAAAATCAGtaaccaaatattttgttttcctcTATAAACCCTTCTCTGTAGTAATTGCCATGGATCCAAGGAATCCATATAGCCAGTCCGCTAGCTATCTAGGCCTTCTTCACAGTCAACAACCTAGTGTTGtcaatgaaaactttccttttcAAAGTTTTCATTCTAGTACTGTTAACCTTGGAGCATCTGAACTCCCTCCTTTCAGTTCACAACCAACTGACCCTCCAAGTCAACCTGAAGCCATACCGGTCGAGCGAAGGGAGAGAAAGAAATGGACCCCGGCTGATGACGAGGTTTTAATCAGCGCGTGGCTCAACACATCTAAGGATGCGGTTGTTGctaatgatcaaaatgcacGCACCTTTTGGAAAAGAGTTGGAGAATATTATGCATCTACTCGTCATGCTACAGAGGGTGAGAAGAGGGAGCATATCCATTGCAAGCAAAGGTGGCACAAAATAAACGAGGTCACCAACAAGTTCTGCGCCGCATACGCTTCTGCAGAAAGACAACAAGCCAGTGGCCAGAACGAAACTGATGTTCTGAAGGTTGCTCACCAGATCTTCTACGCTGATCATAACACCAAGTTTACTCTTGAACATGCATGGTGTGTGTTAAGGTTTGAGCAGAAATGGCTTAGCCTTAACACACCTCAACCCAGTGGCAGTTTAAAGAGAAAAACGGGTGAGCCAGGTTCCCAAGCGTCAGTTGGTGATCATGAGACCCGGCCTGAAGGTTCTAAGGCTGCAAAGGCAAAAAGGAGTAGCTGTAAGGGGAGGGATCTTGATGAGGTTAAGACCATTTGGGAATTCAAAAAGGAGGATTTGGAGATGAAGGAGAAACTGTCAAAGCTGGCAATACTTGACACTCTGCTTACTAGAGAGCAACCATTAAGTGATGCTGAAGAAGTAGTTAAGAATAAGCTGCTTGCCTTGTATTTCTGAGAATGATGAACAACAATTCTCTGTTTTAAATCTGTGTTTGATCTCTGTTGGTTGATGTCTACTATTTCTGTTTAAGTTTCTCCATGTAATGGACTGTCAGTGCTTAAGTTTCTTCATGTAATGGACTCCGTTTGCtatcaataatatatattatttctgttTAAACTCTGTGTTGTTGTGTCTTGCATTCTTTCATTATGAACTCAATTAATTTTGGTAATAATAACATTGTCTATTTATGCAGGTTAAGTCTAACATGGGACATGACTACAGCTACAGCCAGCCCTCGGAGTCAGAGGATTTGTTTTGTAACTCAGTAAGTAGTGGTTTTAGCGAAACAAATGATCTAATTCGACGTGACCAAGCTAAGATTAGCCTACAGGCTCGTTCATCAGTTCAGTACCCTCCACAACCGGAGGTTGAGTTTGGCTTCCCACAGATATGCTACTGTGGTGCTCAGCCTCTGCTTGCAACATCTACCGGTCGGAATAATCCAGGTTACATGTCGATATGCATAATCATATACTCATTTACTCTTCTATAAGTGATCATTTACTTTTCCGTATTATCACCACAGGGAGAAGATACTACACTTGTGTGAATGCAGACGATGGAGAGTGTCATATATGGAAATGGTGGGATGTTGCGGTGATGGAGGAAATGAGAGCTAGAGATAGACACGTGATTCAGCTGGCTGATAAGGTagatgatatatggtgttttatacatcttgtatatatgcttttaaattggttttcaagtctttatcgagtcttcctagtccttttcgagtcattacaggtctggagttgcattggatgggagatgaaccagctggaacaaaagaggcagaaaacagtgcaatttggtgattttcacgcagaacagtcttgatgactgttctggatagcggagcaacccgagtgactgttccgagggagtgttccagcggcagagatttttaaggaaacatcaacctatttcgggatttgccctaatctctctattttctctcccagccgcctgtggtttggatatatcttctttttctgtttttcctTATCATACTACGCTAGTTTACAGAGAGGAACCAGACCCAAAAACTCCATTGTTGGATTTGCttattgtaaagggagaaggatctCTACACTCTTGAGAAGAATCCTGAAccctatctcttttattttattgattcagcatgttttcttcatctgttatctctgtgttttcttgctccatggctgagtagtcagcttgcttagtctagggtgttagggtgttagatctgtgagcttgacataaataagttataaatcgattgtcttcattcactgttgttcttaaggcttgcatcaagttaaccacttagtgcctgattctaggtttaatctattcatcaaaagtgttataggttgctagacataacttgaatgagcattgcatccctaatcagcgaaagtagatattagggtgttttgtgaacatatcggacttgatctctattgcttgctgtcgcatcttgatccaaacgagagtttaggtatcaagatcgatcagcatagggggcagttccacgacagtgggctgttctacttgagtgatccgagttctagactggtctttaatcgaacttgaataattgtttggctcacacttgtttaacacccgatcaaaccaccctaggctagcattttagttatctgaatactttaattaatcttgttacttgtttctcacgaaaccctcaaatcttaaaacccccatattgttttagctaagtattgatcccataaagataaagtgtaaccgttggtctctgtggattcgatcctaaagtgctacatcgacataccattcgattgtggtagtgtgcacattaggttatttggtgtgcgtatacacgtaatatcaaattggcgccgttgccggggaccatctttttacctttatttttcggttatttatttagtctaagacctctaacttgccttatcctttttgttgcagctaatgttccaggtgcatgaccagtagacatactcggagaaacgcacaaggagagttagttacatttaccaaccaggagctagcaaggttagaaagaacaaatcgtcaacagccaaggcaaactgacaccactatgggtgatcacgccaatcaggatgatctcgctgcggctatggcactcatgcagcagcagatgcaacaaatgcagcagaccatccaagctcagcaggatgctgctgaacaggctgctctcgcgcagcaggaacaacaggcgcagactgttccaatcgggcagagaaaccttccgcgtaacatccctactacgcgctctgccattgttcctccactctgcaccaggcaggacttcgagatcaagcctgctttgattggtctagtacagagaaaggtgttctctggtctctctacagaaattccaatggagcatattgagagcttcgaaaaagtctgcagtttcactcgcgtgaatggtgttccaccagactacatcacgtgcatgttattcccattctctcttgatggaaaagctgcacggtggttgaactctctccctaccggctctctcacttcatgggaacaggtccgatcagcgttcctcagccatttctactctaaggcgagaacagctgcattgaggaacaagatcacctccttcaaacagctcactgatgagcctttctgcgacgcatgggagcgcttcaatgactatcgcagagaatgtcctcaccatggatttgatgatgattatctcctggacattttctatgatggagtggactggaaataccaaggtgctctaaactctgcgagcaatggagatttcatgactcaaaccactgatggagcgtttaagctgattgagaacatggctgctagctcagctaataagaaagaggagagtgattgctccatgaaagggaacagttctgacgcccagaaaatagatgagctgactgccaaggttgatcagctactgaaaaacaaccaaggACACGTTTTCAACATGGAACAACCTACGGCCGGGCAtattcagaaccagaaccagcgacaaccgcagagcaatcCGCATGCTGTTCCAGCTAACGGGAAcagtcaaccagatgagctgaagggtctgggtatgatgatgcaacagctgttgcaggGTCAGCAGGTTCAGGCCAAGGCGTTGAATCAGGTAACCAGGAAATAGACACCAGGATGGgcaacatgttcactgagctgaataacaagtatgacaatcttgcgatccatataagaaagatcgatgttcagcttgctcaaacagttgagagtgtcaagaggcaacaagagacgcttcctggaagaactgataaaaatcctaggactgagcactgtaatgcaataGAGCAGCCGTTTGCTGAGACTGCTTCAGGCGCAGAAGAGAGAGCAGAGCAGTCTGCTAGCTCTGGAGTGACTGCTCCTAGCGAACCTGCTGAGACTCCACCATCTCGAGTCTATGTTCCCAAGGTTCcctatccaattccacctagacatctgatggatcccattagtgaagagcagctgataggttttaacaagatggtgagaaggctTCCTAAAGAACTTGCATTCGAAGATGCTCTGCAGATTCGTCCATTGCTCCAGTTCTTTAAACACTGTAGAGAGACTCAAGAGGAGATCAAGGTCCTCTATATCAAAGCACTGTCTACACCAGCATTGAAGGTattgcctaaggttgatgatcctggaaagtttgttttcccaTGCTCCATCGCAGGAACAACCTTCAAGGATGCTCTGTGTGACTCTGGTTCTTGTGTGAATCTCGTCTCAAAGGCTATTGTAGACGATTTGGGTATTGCTGATGTTGAGCGTTCTCAGCTGACCCTGacctttgcaaactcttccagagcagtcccatatggaaccatccgcagccttcatgttcaagtaggggaatgcattgttcctgctgagtttcaagttgttgagatgaacaaggatcatgagatgcctttaatatttggaaggacattcatggct
The nucleotide sequence above comes from Brassica napus cultivar Da-Ae chromosome A9, Da-Ae, whole genome shotgun sequence. Encoded proteins:
- the LOC111198085 gene encoding glutathione S-transferase T3-like, with product MDPRNPYSQSASYLGLLHSQQPSVVNENFPFQSFHSSTVNLGASELPPFSSQPTDPPSQPEAIPVERRERKKWTPADDEVLISAWLNTSKDAVVANDQNARTFWKRVGEYYASTRHATEGEKREHIHCKQRWHKINEVTNKFCAAYASAERQQASGQNETDVLKVAHQIFYADHNTKFTLEHAWCVLRFEQKWLSLNTPQPSGSLKRKTGEPGSQASVGDHETRPEGSKAAKAKRSSCKGRDLDEVKTIWEFKKEDLEMKEKLSKLAILDTLLTREQPLSDAEEVVKNKLLALYF